The following coding sequences lie in one Eubacterium ventriosum genomic window:
- a CDS encoding PTS lactose/cellobiose transporter subunit IIA, with amino-acid sequence MNREEAQMVAFQLISYAGDAFSSFFKAVEKARNGEFDEADELIKKGESELTNAHNAQTELLAKEAQGKDIEYSIMLVHAQDHLMTTIMYERVAKEFITLYKEKLS; translated from the coding sequence ATGAATAGAGAAGAAGCACAGATGGTTGCTTTTCAGCTTATAAGTTATGCAGGAGATGCATTTTCATCATTCTTTAAAGCAGTTGAAAAAGCCAGAAATGGTGAGTTTGATGAGGCTGATGAGTTAATCAAAAAAGGAGAAAGTGAATTAACAAATGCTCACAATGCACAGACAGAGTTGCTGGCAAAGGAAGCTCAGGGAAAAGATATTGAGTATAGCATAATGTTAGTTCACGCACAGGACCATTTAATGACAACAATAATGTATGAACGTGTGGCAAAAGAGTTTATAACATTGTATAAGGAGAAATTAAGTTAA